A genomic segment from Luteibacter aegosomatis encodes:
- a CDS encoding efflux RND transporter periplasmic adaptor subunit: MSRFWKIALAVIVVVVIAGFFVVPRLHHGKGGKGEAAAAGAQANGEGQGKDQPPVPVTVVPVVSQDVPVYLTALGTVQARNVVTVGPQVGGQLMKLNFKEGQEVKKGDVLAEIDPRTIQSQYDQSVAKLKQDQAAAATAKNNLERSQNLVNKGGQQYVSKQDLDNFKNTLDQANATVLADQAAIRASQVQLGFTKVIAPITGLAGIRSVDVGNILTTSDAIVTLTEVHPIYVMFFLPEKNLDMVRSSTAEGGDLSALEVQALDRVDSHVIATGHLDVLDNTIDTSTGTFRLRSLFDNEKTQLWPGQFVNVQLKVRTVKNGLVVPAQAVQRGPDGDYVYLVQGDNTVKMQPVETASEVGDSHVLIGKGLKLNDKVVTEGQFRLKPGSKVQPLAPGQVPAAPTAEELQKAKQGQQGRGGRRGG, translated from the coding sequence ATGTCGCGTTTCTGGAAAATCGCGCTGGCCGTCATCGTTGTCGTGGTGATCGCGGGCTTCTTCGTCGTTCCGCGCCTGCACCATGGCAAGGGTGGAAAGGGCGAGGCCGCCGCCGCAGGTGCGCAGGCCAACGGCGAAGGGCAGGGCAAGGACCAGCCGCCGGTGCCGGTCACCGTCGTGCCCGTCGTCAGCCAGGATGTACCGGTCTACCTCACCGCGCTGGGCACCGTCCAGGCGCGCAATGTCGTCACCGTGGGGCCGCAGGTGGGCGGCCAGCTGATGAAGCTGAACTTCAAGGAAGGCCAGGAGGTGAAGAAGGGCGACGTTCTCGCCGAGATCGACCCGCGCACGATCCAGTCGCAGTACGACCAGTCGGTGGCCAAGCTCAAGCAGGACCAGGCCGCCGCCGCCACCGCGAAAAACAACCTGGAGCGTTCGCAGAACCTGGTCAACAAGGGCGGGCAGCAGTATGTGTCCAAGCAGGACCTGGACAACTTCAAGAACACCCTCGACCAGGCCAACGCCACCGTCCTGGCCGACCAGGCGGCCATCCGTGCCTCGCAGGTGCAGTTGGGCTTCACCAAGGTCATCGCGCCCATCACCGGCCTGGCCGGCATCCGCTCGGTCGATGTCGGCAACATCCTCACCACCAGCGACGCCATCGTCACCCTCACCGAAGTGCATCCGATCTACGTGATGTTCTTCCTGCCCGAGAAGAATCTCGACATGGTGCGTTCGTCGACCGCCGAGGGTGGCGATCTCTCGGCACTGGAAGTGCAGGCGCTCGATCGCGTCGACTCGCATGTCATCGCGACCGGCCACCTCGACGTGCTCGACAACACCATCGACACCAGTACCGGCACCTTCCGCCTGCGCTCGCTGTTCGACAACGAGAAGACCCAGCTGTGGCCGGGCCAGTTCGTCAACGTGCAGCTGAAGGTGCGCACGGTGAAGAACGGCCTCGTGGTGCCGGCCCAGGCCGTGCAGCGCGGCCCCGACGGCGACTACGTCTACCTCGTGCAGGGCGACAACACGGTCAAGATGCAGCCGGTGGAAACCGCCAGCGAAGTCGGCGACAGCCACGTGCTCATCGGCAAGGGCCTGAAGCTCAACGACAAGGTAGTCACCGAAGGCCAGTTCCGCCTCAAGCCCGGCTCGAAGGTGCAGCCGCTGGCCCCGGGCCAGGTGCCGGCCGCGCCGACCGCCGAAGAATTGCAGAAGGCCAAGCAGGGCCAGCAGGGTCGCGGCGGACGTCGCGGCGGCTGA
- a CDS encoding c-type cytochrome has protein sequence MRQFSWLTAGLSVLALVLMVIAYTIYSHIPKEQDPAVAKRTEARIAPTGAVYAGDTGRAAMQAAQEAAAKAAAAQVAYGGSTDGKTIYDNLCHSCHTAGVAGAPKLGDKGAWSARIAQGTATLIKHAIEGYTGPDGNHMPARGGNPALNDEQMTNTVKWMIDQAK, from the coding sequence ATGCGCCAGTTTTCCTGGCTGACCGCGGGCCTCAGCGTCCTGGCCCTGGTCCTGATGGTGATCGCATACACCATCTACAGTCACATCCCCAAGGAGCAGGATCCGGCGGTGGCCAAGCGCACCGAAGCCCGGATCGCGCCCACGGGTGCCGTCTACGCCGGCGATACCGGCCGCGCAGCGATGCAGGCCGCCCAGGAAGCCGCCGCCAAGGCCGCGGCCGCGCAGGTCGCCTATGGCGGCAGCACCGACGGCAAGACCATCTACGACAATCTCTGCCACAGCTGCCACACCGCCGGCGTGGCCGGTGCGCCGAAGCTGGGCGACAAGGGCGCCTGGAGCGCCCGCATCGCCCAGGGCACGGCCACGCTGATCAAGCATGCGATCGAGGGCTACACCGGTCCGGACGGCAACCACATGCCGGCCCGCGGCGGCAATCCCGCGCTCAACGACGAGCAGATGACCAATACGGTCAAGTGGATGATCGATCAGGCGAAGTGA
- a CDS encoding ACP phosphodiesterase yields MNVLAHALLAGGDGELRLGGTLGDFVRGTPDEALPPRVRQGIYLHRAIDGYTDSHPEVRAARERMPAPFRRYAGILLDVWFDHCLARDFARWSDEPLGPFSDRVRAELHEAEAILPEGLKRFLSYMDANDLPAGYIDPDRVAAAFGGLSRRLSRTNPVAEAMPLLLADDGALRATFETFFPQLRAFAADWVLQH; encoded by the coding sequence GTGAACGTGCTTGCCCATGCCCTGCTGGCCGGTGGCGATGGCGAGCTGCGCCTGGGCGGTACCCTCGGCGATTTCGTGAGGGGCACTCCCGACGAGGCGTTGCCGCCACGCGTGCGCCAGGGCATCTACCTGCACCGGGCCATCGACGGGTACACGGATAGCCATCCGGAGGTGCGCGCCGCGCGCGAGCGCATGCCCGCGCCGTTTCGCCGTTACGCGGGCATCCTGCTCGACGTGTGGTTCGATCACTGCCTGGCGCGGGATTTCGCCCGCTGGAGCGACGAGCCGCTGGGGCCGTTCTCCGATCGCGTGCGCGCCGAGCTTCATGAGGCCGAAGCGATCCTGCCGGAGGGGCTGAAGCGGTTCCTTTCCTATATGGACGCCAACGACCTGCCCGCCGGCTACATCGATCCCGATCGGGTGGCCGCGGCCTTCGGCGGGCTGTCGCGGCGGCTGTCGCGGACCAATCCGGTGGCCGAGGCGATGCCGTTGCTGCTGGCGGACGACGGGGCGCTCAGGGCTACGTTCGAGACGTTCTTTCCCCAGTTACGGGCTTTCGCCGCGGATTGGGTGCTCCAGCACTAG
- a CDS encoding alpha/beta hydrolase: MNDLLSVAPERFPDETARFALDGPAGKLECEARAAGSEGKRDAVAVICHPLSTDGGSMHNKVVTMVERALRESGVDTVIFNFRSVGHSEGEFDQGNGESDDLATVVAWARKVRPSATLWLAGFSFGSYVTLRNAVRLGAEGLVSIAPPAAGRGWDFGPIELPSCRWLVVMGDADEIVEPQAVYDWIDGLPEGSRPVLVKMEDTSHFFHRRLMDLRGVIKHAVKDWPPLPASA, encoded by the coding sequence ATGAACGATCTACTTTCCGTGGCGCCGGAACGCTTTCCGGACGAAACCGCAAGATTCGCGCTCGACGGTCCCGCTGGCAAGCTCGAATGCGAGGCCCGGGCCGCCGGGTCCGAGGGCAAGCGCGACGCCGTCGCGGTCATCTGCCATCCGCTGTCCACCGACGGCGGCAGCATGCACAACAAGGTGGTCACGATGGTCGAGCGCGCGCTGCGCGAGTCCGGCGTCGACACCGTCATCTTCAATTTCCGCAGCGTGGGCCACTCCGAAGGCGAATTCGACCAGGGCAACGGCGAGAGCGACGACCTCGCCACGGTGGTCGCCTGGGCCCGCAAGGTGCGTCCGAGTGCCACGCTCTGGCTCGCCGGGTTCTCCTTCGGCAGCTACGTCACCCTGCGCAACGCCGTGCGCCTGGGTGCCGAGGGCCTCGTCAGCATCGCCCCGCCCGCCGCGGGCCGCGGCTGGGACTTCGGCCCCATCGAGCTGCCGTCGTGCCGCTGGCTCGTGGTGATGGGCGATGCCGACGAGATCGTCGAACCGCAGGCGGTCTACGACTGGATCGACGGCCTTCCTGAAGGCAGTCGCCCGGTGCTGGTGAAGATGGAAGACACCAGCCACTTCTTCCACCGTCGCCTCATGGACCTGCGTGGCGTCATCAAGCACGCGGTGAAAGACTGGCCGCCGCTGCCCGCCTCCGCATGA
- the zapE gene encoding cell division protein ZapE, producing MSCSASTPGERYRDGIAGHRWESDPAQLPVIAQFDRLHAALCTSDAAPAGLLGRLRTMLGGEQRKAVPGLYLWGSVGRGKTFLMDLFVSSLSPGLALRRHFHRFMQETHATLRELGERQNPLDEVAARLAAKCRVLCLDEFLVTDIGDAMILSALLEGLFERGVTLVTTSNTPPSGLYKDGLQRARFLPAIAAIEAHCVVHEMVSPRDWRLRALSQAPVYLVPPGPEAERSLAKIFNGQAQGDIVDDDTIHLNARHVPVRKRADNIVWFDFAALCEGPRAVSDYIELAKAYPAVIVSNVPQFTAYSENEAKRFVLLVDEFYDRHVKLILSAAAPITELYDGTKVRAEFGRTESRLIEMQSEDYLGREHKP from the coding sequence ATGAGCTGCAGCGCATCCACGCCGGGCGAGCGTTATCGCGACGGCATCGCCGGACACCGCTGGGAGTCCGATCCCGCCCAGCTCCCCGTCATCGCCCAGTTCGATCGCCTGCACGCCGCGCTGTGCACGTCCGACGCCGCGCCGGCCGGCCTCCTCGGCCGCCTGCGCACGATGCTCGGCGGCGAGCAACGCAAGGCCGTGCCCGGCCTTTACCTATGGGGCAGCGTCGGCCGCGGCAAGACGTTCCTCATGGATCTCTTCGTCTCCAGCCTGTCGCCCGGGCTCGCCCTGCGCCGGCATTTCCACCGTTTCATGCAGGAGACCCACGCCACCCTGCGCGAGCTGGGCGAACGGCAGAACCCGCTCGACGAAGTGGCCGCCCGCCTCGCCGCGAAGTGCCGCGTGCTCTGCCTCGACGAGTTCCTGGTCACCGACATCGGCGACGCGATGATCCTCTCCGCCCTGCTCGAAGGCCTCTTCGAACGCGGCGTCACGCTGGTCACCACGTCGAACACGCCACCCTCCGGCCTCTACAAGGACGGCCTGCAACGCGCGCGGTTCCTGCCGGCCATCGCCGCCATCGAAGCGCATTGCGTGGTGCACGAGATGGTCTCGCCGCGCGACTGGCGGCTGCGCGCGCTCAGCCAGGCGCCCGTCTACCTTGTGCCTCCCGGACCCGAGGCGGAACGCTCGCTGGCGAAGATCTTCAACGGGCAGGCGCAGGGCGACATCGTCGACGACGATACGATTCATCTCAACGCGCGTCACGTCCCGGTGCGAAAACGGGCGGACAACATCGTCTGGTTCGACTTCGCCGCCTTGTGCGAAGGACCGCGCGCGGTGTCCGATTACATCGAACTGGCCAAGGCCTATCCCGCCGTCATCGTTTCCAACGTGCCGCAGTTCACCGCCTACTCCGAGAACGAAGCCAAGCGCTTCGTGCTGCTGGTCGACGAGTTCTACGACCGCCACGTGAAGCTCATCCTGTCGGCCGCCGCGCCGATCACCGAGTTGTACGACGGAACGAAGGTACGCGCGGAATTCGGTCGCACGGAGTCACGCCTCATCGAGATGCAGAGCGAAGACTACCTCGGCCGTGAGCACAAGCCCTGA
- a CDS encoding N-acetylmuramoyl-L-alanine amidase, which yields MDGRPARTVHVVRIAAAAAVLALLAACASAPAVAPQRSALAHWSPSPNFNARKAQLIVLHHTSTANAAEALRILKSRNSEGQVSAHYLVEADGRIDQLVDDGARAWHAGASRWAGMTDINSSSIGIEIDNDGVSPFTQPQIQALVNLLADLTSRLGIPREAVVGHGDIAPGRKNDPSALFPWSTLARYGFGLWPDQPLIPAPPGFDSLAAIRMVGYDVSNPRTAIVAFHRHYRGMESETLDGTDASILYSLQRKLMAPRS from the coding sequence ATGGACGGCCGGCCCGCACGCACCGTCCACGTCGTTCGCATCGCGGCGGCGGCGGCCGTGCTGGCCCTGCTGGCGGCCTGCGCATCGGCACCCGCCGTCGCCCCGCAACGCAGTGCCCTCGCGCACTGGTCGCCCTCGCCCAACTTCAACGCGCGCAAGGCACAACTCATCGTGCTGCACCACACCTCCACGGCGAATGCCGCGGAGGCCCTGCGCATCCTGAAGAGCCGCAATAGCGAAGGACAGGTCAGCGCCCATTACCTCGTGGAAGCCGATGGCCGCATCGACCAGCTCGTCGACGACGGTGCGCGTGCATGGCATGCCGGCGCATCGCGCTGGGCGGGCATGACCGACATCAATTCCTCGTCGATCGGCATCGAGATCGACAACGACGGCGTATCCCCGTTCACCCAGCCGCAGATCCAGGCCCTGGTGAACCTGCTGGCCGATCTCACCTCGCGACTCGGCATCCCGCGCGAGGCGGTGGTGGGACATGGCGATATCGCCCCGGGCCGCAAGAACGATCCCAGCGCATTGTTTCCCTGGAGTACGCTGGCGCGTTACGGTTTCGGGCTATGGCCCGACCAGCCGCTCATTCCGGCCCCACCGGGGTTCGACAGCCTCGCGGCGATACGGATGGTGGGATACGACGTGTCCAATCCGCGCACGGCCATCGTGGCCTTCCATCGGCACTACCGGGGAATGGAAAGCGAAACGCTCGACGGGACGGATGCGTCGATCCTCTATTCGCTGCAGCGGAAGCTGATGGCGCCTCGGTCCTGA
- the ltaE gene encoding low-specificity L-threonine aldolase — MKTIDLRSDTVTLPTDAMREAMLRAPVGDDVYGEDPSVNALQDRLAADLGFAAALFVPTGTQSNLLGLMAHCERGDEYIVGADAHTYRFEGGGAAVLGSIQPQPIPQDADGSLPLDKVEAAIKPVDPHFARSKVLALENTWHGRTLAFDYLGRARELATRRGLKLHLDGARMYNAAVAYGKSPREVVEGFDSVSVCLSKGLGAPVGSVLLGDVAFIDRARRWRKVAGGGWRQAGMLAAAAMHALDHHVERLADDHVRAQRLAEGLRGIDGLAVKAQHTNMVFVDVPASRLKDLAAHMTAAGVRLSIGYLPSVRLVTHLDIDDEAVERTIEAFASFSY; from the coding sequence ATGAAGACGATCGACCTGCGCAGCGATACCGTCACCCTGCCCACCGACGCCATGCGCGAAGCGATGCTGCGTGCCCCCGTCGGCGACGACGTCTACGGCGAAGACCCCTCGGTCAACGCCTTGCAGGACCGCCTCGCGGCGGACCTCGGCTTCGCCGCCGCGCTGTTCGTGCCCACCGGTACGCAGAGCAACCTGCTCGGCCTCATGGCGCATTGCGAGCGGGGCGACGAATACATCGTGGGTGCCGATGCGCACACCTATCGCTTCGAAGGCGGCGGCGCCGCGGTGCTGGGTTCCATCCAGCCCCAGCCCATCCCGCAGGACGCCGATGGCAGTCTGCCGCTGGACAAGGTGGAGGCGGCCATCAAGCCGGTCGATCCGCATTTCGCGCGCTCGAAAGTGCTGGCGCTGGAAAACACCTGGCACGGCCGTACGCTCGCATTCGATTACCTCGGCCGGGCACGCGAACTGGCCACGCGTCGGGGCCTGAAGCTGCACCTCGATGGCGCGCGCATGTACAACGCGGCCGTGGCCTACGGCAAGTCGCCGCGCGAGGTGGTCGAGGGTTTCGACAGCGTGTCGGTATGCCTGTCGAAGGGCCTGGGCGCGCCGGTGGGGTCGGTACTGCTCGGTGACGTGGCCTTCATCGATCGCGCACGGCGCTGGCGCAAGGTGGCGGGGGGCGGCTGGCGCCAGGCCGGCATGCTGGCCGCGGCGGCGATGCATGCGCTCGACCATCACGTGGAGCGGCTGGCCGACGATCACGTGCGTGCCCAGCGGCTTGCGGAGGGCCTGCGTGGCATCGACGGATTGGCCGTCAAGGCACAGCACACGAACATGGTGTTCGTCGACGTGCCCGCGTCCCGCCTGAAGGATCTCGCCGCGCACATGACGGCGGCGGGCGTGCGGTTGAGCATCGGTTACCTGCCGTCGGTGCGGCTGGTGACGCACCTGGATATCGACGACGAGGCGGTCGAGCGGACGATCGAGGCGTTCGCTTCGTTTTCGTACTGA
- a CDS encoding gluconokinase, with protein sequence MITIVMGVSGSGKSTIGEGLAQRLGVPFVDGDHLHPQANRDKMARGLPLDDADRQPWLEAIVAEMRRHDGLVLACSALKRRYRDFLRQGRNDVRFVYLHGSRELLADRLAHRSGHFFDPALLDSQLATLEEPSRDEALWVDIGESPSEVIEDVIRADCPHE encoded by the coding sequence ATGATCACCATCGTCATGGGCGTATCCGGCAGCGGCAAGAGCACGATCGGCGAGGGGCTGGCCCAGCGCCTGGGCGTGCCGTTCGTCGACGGCGACCACCTTCATCCCCAGGCCAATCGCGACAAGATGGCCCGCGGCCTGCCGCTGGACGACGCCGACCGGCAGCCGTGGCTCGAAGCCATCGTGGCGGAGATGCGGCGGCATGACGGCCTGGTGCTCGCCTGCTCCGCGCTCAAGCGGCGCTATCGCGATTTCCTGCGGCAAGGGCGTAACGACGTTCGCTTCGTGTACCTGCACGGCTCGCGCGAACTGCTGGCCGATCGCCTGGCCCATCGCAGCGGGCATTTCTTCGATCCGGCGTTGCTCGACAGCCAGCTGGCGACGCTGGAAGAGCCGTCGCGCGACGAGGCCTTGTGGGTGGATATCGGGGAGTCGCCTTCGGAGGTGATCGAAGACGTCATAAGGGCGGACTGCCCGCACGAATGA
- a CDS encoding AraC family transcriptional regulator — translation MTQHDADAFEAVPRPVVSRANVYPASFELATHRHRRGQLLYASRGTVAVTTPFGAWIAPPERAVWIPGGTPHSVRMIGAVNTNSVYLETMVIGTLGEACRVLSVSPLLRALLVEAAAVPREYDPAGRDGLLMSLVVAEIARAPTVPLALPLPTHATLSARCARFFERPTVTEAIDGWAEDLSMHRRSFTRLFRRETGMSFAQWRQQACLLSALPRLAAGESVTAIALDLGYESATSFSTMFRRALGVPPSMHRSPYPSASP, via the coding sequence ATGACCCAGCACGATGCCGACGCCTTCGAGGCCGTGCCCCGGCCTGTCGTGTCGCGGGCCAATGTCTACCCCGCCTCCTTCGAACTGGCGACCCATCGGCACCGCCGCGGGCAACTGCTCTACGCGTCGCGGGGGACGGTGGCCGTGACGACGCCCTTCGGCGCATGGATCGCACCGCCCGAGCGCGCCGTGTGGATTCCCGGGGGAACACCGCATTCGGTGCGGATGATCGGCGCGGTGAACACCAACAGCGTCTATCTGGAAACGATGGTGATCGGCACCTTGGGCGAGGCATGTCGCGTGCTCTCGGTATCGCCCCTGCTTCGCGCGTTGCTGGTCGAGGCCGCTGCCGTGCCGCGTGAATACGACCCGGCCGGTCGCGACGGTTTGCTGATGTCGCTGGTGGTGGCGGAGATCGCGCGCGCACCCACGGTGCCCCTCGCGCTGCCCTTGCCGACGCATGCCACACTGTCGGCACGTTGCGCGCGATTCTTCGAACGGCCGACGGTGACCGAAGCCATCGACGGCTGGGCCGAGGATCTTTCGATGCACCGTCGCAGCTTCACGCGACTGTTCCGGCGCGAAACGGGCATGAGCTTCGCGCAATGGCGACAGCAGGCATGCCTGCTGTCCGCTTTGCCGAGGCTGGCGGCGGGCGAGTCGGTGACGGCGATCGCGCTCGACCTGGGCTACGAGAGCGCGACGAGTTTTTCGACGATGTTCCGTAGGGCGTTGGGTGTGCCGCCCAGCATGCATCGATCGCCTTACCCGAGCGCTTCGCCGTAG
- a CDS encoding MFS transporter, with amino-acid sequence MQAPASAEADAPRATSPTVYGVIFAISFCHLLNDMMQSLLPAIYPGLKEGFHLDFGQIGLITLTYQITASILQPLVGLYADRRPTPLALPGGTLFSLAGLLVLSVAHTYPMLLVGASLLGMGSSVFHPESSRVARMASGGRHGLAQSLFQVGGNAGQALGPLAAAIVVVRWGQSSLAFFAMLALLSGAILWNVGQWYRHHGLTRLKAGGTHHVTAPTSAEARRGIAVLLALIFSKYVYLASLTSYFTFYLIHRFGVSVESAQLHLFVFLGAVAVGTVLGGPLGDRFGRKHVIWFSILGALPFTLLLPHASLFWTAPLTVAIGLILASAFPAIVVFAQELVPGKVGMISGLFFGFSFGMGGLGAAGLGELADHIGIEAVYQACAFLPLIGLLAAFLPDARSSRA; translated from the coding sequence ATGCAAGCCCCCGCCAGCGCCGAGGCGGACGCCCCGCGCGCCACCAGCCCCACCGTCTACGGCGTGATCTTCGCCATCAGCTTCTGCCACCTGCTCAACGACATGATGCAGTCGTTGCTGCCGGCCATCTATCCGGGCCTGAAGGAGGGATTCCACCTCGACTTCGGCCAGATCGGCCTGATCACGCTGACCTACCAGATCACCGCCTCGATCCTGCAGCCGCTGGTGGGCCTGTACGCCGACCGCCGGCCGACGCCGCTCGCCCTCCCGGGCGGCACGCTGTTCTCGCTGGCCGGGCTGCTGGTGCTATCGGTGGCGCACACCTACCCGATGCTGCTGGTCGGCGCCTCGCTGCTGGGCATGGGTTCGTCGGTATTCCATCCCGAATCCTCGCGCGTGGCGCGCATGGCCTCCGGCGGCCGCCACGGTCTCGCCCAGTCACTGTTTCAGGTGGGCGGCAACGCCGGCCAGGCGCTGGGCCCGCTGGCCGCGGCCATCGTGGTGGTGCGCTGGGGCCAGTCGAGCCTCGCCTTCTTCGCGATGCTCGCCCTGCTCTCCGGCGCCATCCTGTGGAACGTGGGCCAGTGGTATCGCCACCACGGCCTCACCCGCCTGAAGGCCGGCGGCACGCACCACGTCACGGCGCCGACGAGCGCCGAGGCTCGTCGCGGCATCGCCGTGCTGCTGGCGCTGATCTTCTCCAAGTACGTCTACCTCGCCAGCCTCACGAGCTACTTCACTTTCTACCTGATCCACCGCTTCGGCGTGTCGGTGGAAAGCGCGCAGCTGCACCTGTTCGTGTTCCTCGGCGCGGTGGCCGTGGGCACGGTGTTGGGCGGCCCGCTCGGCGATCGCTTCGGACGCAAGCACGTCATCTGGTTCTCGATCCTCGGCGCGTTGCCGTTCACGCTGCTGCTGCCGCACGCGAGCCTGTTCTGGACGGCGCCGCTCACGGTGGCGATCGGCTTGATCCTCGCCTCGGCGTTTCCCGCGATCGTGGTGTTCGCCCAGGAACTGGTGCCGGGCAAGGTGGGCATGATCTCCGGACTGTTCTTCGGCTTCTCGTTCGGCATGGGCGGGCTGGGTGCCGCGGGACTGGGCGAACTGGCCGACCACATCGGCATCGAGGCGGTGTACCAGGCGTGCGCGTTCTTGCCGTTGATCGGGTTGCTGGCGGCGTTCTTGCCTGATGCCAGGTCTTCGCGAGCCTGA